One part of the Lotus japonicus ecotype B-129 chromosome 2, LjGifu_v1.2 genome encodes these proteins:
- the LOC130741176 gene encoding signal recognition particle 14 kDa protein-like translates to MVLLQLDPFLNELTSLFERSTEKGSVWVTLKRSSLKSKVQRNKLATAGEAIEYRCLIRATDGKKTISTSVGPKDHQRFQASYATILKAHMTALKKRERKDKKKSAEADKREGSSKRPKKALKV, encoded by the exons ATG GTTCTTCTACAGCTAGATCCATTTCTCAATGAGCTCACCAGCTTGTTTGAGCGCAGCACTGAGAAGGGCTCTGTTTGGGTTACCCTTAAACGAT CATCCCTGAAATCCAAAGTGCAGAGGAATAAATTGGCCACTGCTGGTGAAGCAATTGAGTATAGATGCCTTATCCGTGCCACTGATGGGAAAAAGACCATTTCTACTTCA GTTGGACCAAAGGATCATCAGCGCTTTCAGGCTTCTTATGCAACTATATTAAAGGCCCACATGACTGCTCtaaaaaagagagaaaggaagGACAAGAAGAAATCTGCAGAGGCTGATAAAAGAGAAGGGAGTTCAAAGAGGCCAAAGAAAGCCTTAAAAGTATGA
- the LOC130735881 gene encoding glutamate--cysteine ligase, chloroplastic-like, which translates to MELHYLKWTSGSMVLGKKDLIRRDGGTGFNLSSLCTSSAHHQFLHEDRAGGVRCRRGKRFIVATGPAIEAPQYIATEPLTKDDLVNYFVSGCKPKEKWRIGTEHEKFGFEFETLRPIKYKQISALLNGIAARFDWDKIMEGYNIIGLKNGKQSISLEPGGQIELSGMPLKTLHQTYDEINSHLLQVKTVAEEMGIGFLGLGFEPKWRQEDIPRVPKVRYKVLQNYFHKFGLPRVDDSLLRTCSVQVNLDFSSESDMVNKMRASIALQPLAAALLANSPFMEGVPNGYLTIRSHTVDQVDKRRTGMLPFVFYDTFGFEQFVDYALDVPMIFVYRKNKYIDCGGMSFRDFMAGKLPAMPGQMPTLSDWENHLTTIFPEVRLKKYMEMRGADGGPLNMLCALPAFWVGLLYDEVSLHNVLDMIADWTTEDRQYLRNKVPMTGLRTPFQGRLLQDVAEDVLKWAKDGLDRRRLNESNFLDPLMEVVRTGLTPADKLLEMYNNKWSSNIDSLFRENCY; encoded by the exons ATGGAACTTCATTACCTGAAATGGACTTCAGGATCCATGGTTTTGGGGAAGAAAGACTTAATCCGAAGGGATGGTGGTACAGGTTTTAACTTGTCTTCCCTGTGCACTAGCTCTGCTCATCATCAATTTTTGCATGAAGATAGAGCAGGAGGAGTAAGATGCAGAAGAGGGAAAAGATTTATAGTTGCAACAGGGCCTGCCATAGAGGCTCCTCAATATATCGCCACTGAACCATTGACAAAAGATGATCTTGTTAACTACTTTGTATCTGGTTGCAAACCCAAGGAAAAGTGGAG AATAGGCACTGAGCATGAGAAATTTGGCTTTGAGTTTGAAACTCTGCGTCCAATCAAATACAAACAAATATCAGCTTTGCTCAATGGCATTGCAGCAAGGTTTGATTGGGATAAAATAATGGAAGGTTACAACATCATAGGGCTAAAAAAT GGCAAGCAAAGTATATCATTAGAGCCTGGTGGTCAAATTGAACTTAGTGGTATGCCACTCAAAACATTGCATCAAACTTATGATGAGATTAATTCACACCTCCTTCAG GTTAAAACTGTAGCAGAGGAAATGGGAATTGGATTTTTGGGATTAGGTTTTGAGCCTAAATGGAGACAGGAAGACATACCTCGAGTGCCAAAG GTACGGTATAAAGTTCTGCAAAACTACTTCCATAAATTTGGCTTACCTAGAGTTGATGACTCCTTGTTAAGAACATGTTCTGTTCAG GTGAACCTGGACTTCAGTTCTGAATCAGACATGGTCAACAAAATGCGTGCCAGTATTGCTTTGCAGCCT TTAGCAGCAGCATTATTGGCAAACTCACCTTTCATGGAAGGAGTTCCAAATGGTTACCTCACCATAAGAAG CCATACAGTGGATCAGGTTGACAAACGTCGCACTGGCATGCTACCCTTTGTTTTTTATGACACTTTTGG gtttgagcagtttgttgatTATGCTCTTGATGTGCCAATGATCTTTGTTTATCGAAAAAATAAGTATATCGATTGTGGTGGCATGTCATTCCGG GACTTCATGGCTGGTAAACTCCCTGCCATGCCAGGTCAAATGCCAACACTGAGTGACTGGGAAAATCATCTGACAACCATATTTCCTGAG GTCAGGCTCAAGAAATACATGGAAATGAGGGGTGCTGATGGTGGCCCTTTGAACATGTTATGTGCTCTGCCAGCTTTTTGG GTAGGCCTACTATATGATGAAGTTTCACTTCATAATGTTCTAGATATGATTGCTGATTGGACCACTGAAGACAGACAATATTTGAGGAATAAG GTTCCTATGACTGGTTTGAGGACTCCATTTCAAGGTAGATTGCTGCAGGATGTTGCTGAAGATGTGTTGAAGTGGGCAAAG GATGGCTTGGACAGAAGACGCTTAAATGAATCCAATTTTCTTGATCCATTGATGGAAGTGGTTAGGACAG GTCTGACACCAGCTGACAAGCTTTTGGAGATGTATAATAACAAGTGGAGCAGCAACATAGATTCTCTGTTCAGAGAGAACTGCTACTAA
- the LOC130741178 gene encoding 5-amino-6-(5-phospho-D-ribitylamino)uracil phosphatase, chloroplastic-like, which translates to MVESVAAASILSHRPVCEGYLMRGLSIKSKSSTKIRFPAIEFLGGRRISVFSLPCKKPKAHNSFLLLSSIKASAVELTREVYSYREDKLHKKKDNNNNSNIDKGDAHEVFDPRPWLWPPVNKADNPSLHNPLLRQQRMGCGSLAAIFELEGVLIEDNLDLENQAWLVLSQQEGKSPPPAFILKRIEGMKSEHAVSEVLCWSRDPAQVRRLAYRKEQIHQALQGGMYRLRPGSEEFTSVLMHYGIPMALVSSRPRKSVEYAMGAVGIENNFSVIVAAEDVYRGKPDPEMFMYAAQLLNYIPERCIVFGNSNLTVEAAHDARMKCVAVASKHLVYELGAADLVVRRLDELSVVDLKNLADIESAEFGEHEVEMEKEEFS; encoded by the coding sequence ATGGTTGAATCTGTTGCTGCAGCTTCCATTCTCAGTCACCGTCCTGTCTGTGAAGGATATTTGATGAGGGGTTTATCAATTAAAAGCAAATCTTCGACTAAAATTCGGTTCCCGGCGATAGAGTTTCTAGGTGGAAGAAGGATCAGCGTTTTTTCTCTACCTTGCAAAAAACCCAAAGCTCATAATAGCTTCTTGTTGCTCTCATCAATTAAGGCCTCAGCAGTGGAACTCACAAGAGAGGTGTATTCATACAGGGaagataaattgcataaaaAGAAGGATAACAATAATAATAGCAATATTGATAAAGGAGATGCACATGAGGTGTTTGATCCTAGGCCTTGGTTGTGGCCTCCAGTAAATAAAGCAGATAACCCATCACTTCATAACCCTTTGCTTAGACAACAAAGGATGGGATGTGGCTCGTTGGCTGCTATATTTGAACTTGAAGGGGTTCTCATTGAAGATAACCTTGATCTTGAGAACCAAGCTTGGCTGGTTCTATCTCAACAGGAAGGAAAATCCCCGCCCCCTGCTTTCATTCTTAAGAGAATCGAGGGCATGAAGAGCGAGCACGCTGTTTCCGAGGTGTTGTGCTGGTCCAGGGACCCTGCACAGGTAAGAAGATTGGCTTACAGAAAGGAACAAATCCACCAAGCTTTGCAGGGTGGGATGTATAGGCTTAGGCCTGGCTCCGAAGAGTTTACTAGTGTTTTGATGCACTATGGGATACCCATGGCATTGGTTTCCTCGCGCCCGAGAAAATCTGTTGAGTATGCCATGGGGGCAGTTGGTATTGAAAACAATTTCAGTGTGATTGTAGCAGCGGAGGATGTTTACAGGGGGAAGCCTGATCCAGAAATGTTCATGTACGCGGCCCAGCTTCTGAACTATATTCCTGAGAGGTGCATTGTGTTTGGAAACTCGAATCTAACCGTGGAGGCTGCACATGATGCGCGGATGAAGTGTGTGGCTGTTGCTAGCAAGCATCTTGTTTATGAGCTGGGGGCTGCAGACTTGGTTGTAAGGCGCCTGGATGAGCTTTCAGTGGTTGATTTGAAGAATCTAGCAGACATTGAATCAGCTGAATTTGGGGAGCATGAGGTGGAGATGGAGAAGGAAGAATTCTCTTAA